The following are encoded together in the Fibrobacter sp. genome:
- a CDS encoding IS3 family transposase has product ELRKYIEYYNNDRIKLRLNGMSPVQYRTHNAVLS; this is encoded by the coding sequence GGGAACTGAGAAAATATATTGAATACTACAACAATGACCGGATAAAACTGCGCCTAAACGGAATGAGTCCTGTACAATACCGGACTCATAACGCTGTTTTATCCTAA